From a region of the Natronogracilivirga saccharolytica genome:
- a CDS encoding T9SS type A sorting domain-containing protein, with protein MKHVETLQSKFLKLRRNSVRSVLAGTSMVLVLALVFWPLNAHANDDVTLSDETVYDEDVTFGDITLTIDTDEDIIFEQNVSFDGTTVVFTDNAGGDVIVHGDITLSGDLTWQYDDPGDVWSLEMEEDGDQTITAGEDSWFLAYNIDLEKSEGTLDLATSGASGPVLQSYNNFSADFSGNAMFRDNGNTFIVGDDIELDGESGSYELTGTLEHRVHDGNSDYEIVVPELYNLYVHVREDGNPRFRDEQGEDGDDDFTREITINGDFIVDMESTGDFEFNDVILDIGGSFDLTHHRPEEGHDDGDGEGEIDIDDAVITTGGDAIVRLSKELPDGDENIDVDDGIFNVGGNLYIFAENNGEFDFDGSEFTVDGYAEITMTDGGIVDMDESVFTVQGDLTVDINSVEDFEFGEAVVTIGNDFHLSHHRPEGADGDGEIDGDNATIEVGGDFIVTLTKHEADGDENIDVDDAEVTVRGNLYVFLLEDGEFDFDDSQFQVDGYALFDIRDGGIADMDESDFTVSNNLRILIDETGEVDTDDLDEGAVSVGGDLLVDLLGHDDDTLVDTSKFDVAGDIIVTENYVESAIASFALLSPEDGAELLVAGEPSDEVEITWETAESDEAVTYTWHLDVRGGEFDDPIASLPADNDGEDTRITLTIGDIDQLLDDNGVEIGDVLEADWTVTAEVDDDVVFADAPFAIDLERGEMDMISIAQARSLEIGSIVVVKGIVNSTDFGFGVADYFIQDETGGLNVTDFSDGGAQSGVYAQPGDSIIIMGEMETFNNQRNIEVMEYEITSSGNDLPEAVAIDGEDMRDDSEYQGMRVQLRDMYIIEEDLDNWPLPGDPVAEGSGVNVRVTSEAEADTFVVRLARNNTPWGDDHNGQPMPPAVFHVSGTMGQFNEDTQVFPFFTDDFEPLEDQYRVEFNVDMGGVQGFDPDENHVYLAGGINTPEWQEPGSNPRYRMFASEDDENIYTVTLYAEAGDYEYKYFMVEDEPDWDNSEWPGDPNRMITVDDDKVVNDVWGEQPTSGEQLSDVPTEFGLDQNYPNPFNPVTTIRYQVPESANVTLEVYDVTGQRVATLVNESREAGVHTVEFDATRLASGVYIYRMQAGDFVQSKQLMLVK; from the coding sequence ATGAAACACGTCGAAACGCTACAATCCAAATTTTTAAAACTACGGCGAAACAGCGTTCGAAGTGTGCTTGCAGGCACTTCGATGGTGCTTGTGCTGGCACTTGTCTTCTGGCCGCTGAATGCCCATGCCAATGATGATGTAACCCTCAGTGATGAAACGGTTTACGATGAAGATGTTACCTTTGGTGATATCACGCTGACCATTGACACTGATGAAGATATCATCTTTGAGCAGAACGTTTCCTTTGATGGTACTACGGTCGTATTTACCGATAATGCAGGAGGCGATGTGATCGTCCACGGTGATATTACGCTCAGTGGTGATCTGACATGGCAGTACGATGATCCCGGTGATGTATGGAGCCTGGAAATGGAAGAGGATGGCGATCAGACCATCACAGCCGGCGAGGATTCCTGGTTTTTGGCTTATAATATTGACCTGGAAAAAAGCGAAGGTACACTGGACCTTGCTACATCCGGTGCCAGCGGCCCCGTCCTGCAGTCATATAACAATTTCAGTGCTGACTTCAGCGGTAATGCCATGTTCCGAGATAACGGCAACACGTTCATTGTAGGTGATGACATCGAACTGGACGGAGAGTCCGGTTCCTATGAACTCACCGGAACTCTTGAGCACCGCGTGCATGACGGCAACTCGGATTACGAAATCGTCGTCCCGGAACTTTACAACCTGTACGTTCATGTCCGCGAGGATGGCAATCCGCGATTCCGCGATGAACAGGGAGAAGACGGTGACGATGACTTTACCCGTGAAATCACCATTAACGGCGATTTCATAGTGGATATGGAAAGTACCGGTGATTTCGAATTCAACGATGTCATCCTTGATATCGGCGGATCCTTTGACCTGACCCACCATCGTCCTGAAGAAGGCCATGACGACGGCGACGGAGAAGGCGAAATTGATATCGATGATGCCGTCATAACCACCGGAGGCGATGCTATCGTCCGCCTTTCCAAGGAACTTCCCGACGGAGACGAAAACATCGACGTTGATGACGGAATCTTCAATGTGGGAGGCAACCTCTACATATTTGCCGAAAATAATGGTGAATTTGATTTCGACGGCTCTGAGTTCACAGTAGACGGCTATGCTGAAATCACTATGACAGACGGTGGAATTGTTGATATGGACGAGTCGGTATTTACAGTTCAGGGTGATCTGACTGTGGATATCAACAGCGTTGAGGACTTTGAGTTTGGCGAAGCCGTTGTCACCATCGGCAACGACTTTCACCTGAGCCACCATCGTCCCGAAGGTGCTGACGGCGACGGCGAGATTGACGGAGACAACGCCACTATCGAAGTGGGTGGTGACTTTATCGTTACCCTGACCAAACACGAGGCAGACGGTGATGAAAACATCGATGTTGATGACGCTGAAGTTACGGTCCGCGGCAACCTGTACGTATTTCTGCTGGAAGACGGCGAATTTGACTTCGACGACTCGCAATTCCAGGTGGACGGCTATGCCTTGTTCGACATTCGTGACGGCGGCATCGCAGACATGGATGAGTCGGACTTCACGGTCAGCAACAATCTGAGAATACTTATTGATGAGACCGGAGAAGTGGATACCGATGACCTTGACGAAGGTGCTGTCTCGGTGGGAGGCGATCTGCTGGTCGATCTGCTCGGCCATGATGATGACACGCTGGTAGACACATCCAAATTTGATGTCGCAGGTGACATCATTGTTACGGAAAACTATGTTGAAAGCGCCATCGCATCGTTTGCCCTGCTTAGTCCGGAAGACGGAGCCGAACTGCTGGTTGCCGGAGAGCCTTCCGATGAGGTGGAAATTACCTGGGAGACAGCTGAATCGGATGAGGCCGTGACCTATACCTGGCATCTCGATGTGCGCGGCGGCGAGTTCGACGATCCGATTGCAAGTCTTCCTGCTGACAATGACGGTGAAGACACCCGCATCACCCTTACCATAGGGGACATCGACCAGCTTCTTGATGACAATGGCGTGGAAATTGGTGATGTCCTGGAAGCAGACTGGACCGTTACCGCTGAAGTCGATGATGACGTGGTATTTGCGGATGCACCGTTTGCCATCGATCTGGAGCGCGGGGAAATGGACATGATTTCCATCGCCCAGGCGCGCAGTCTTGAAATCGGAAGTATTGTAGTTGTCAAGGGCATTGTTAACTCCACTGACTTCGGATTCGGTGTGGCCGACTACTTCATCCAGGATGAAACGGGCGGGCTGAATGTGACCGACTTCAGTGATGGCGGAGCCCAGAGCGGCGTTTATGCCCAGCCCGGTGACAGCATCATCATCATGGGTGAAATGGAAACATTCAACAACCAGCGCAACATCGAGGTGATGGAATACGAGATCACCAGCTCCGGCAACGATCTGCCCGAGGCGGTCGCCATCGACGGCGAAGACATGCGGGACGACTCGGAGTATCAGGGTATGCGCGTGCAGCTGCGCGACATGTACATTATCGAAGAAGATCTGGACAACTGGCCGCTTCCCGGCGACCCGGTTGCAGAAGGAAGCGGTGTGAATGTGCGTGTAACCAGCGAAGCCGAAGCCGACACCTTTGTGGTTCGTCTGGCCCGCAACAATACCCCGTGGGGAGATGATCATAACGGACAGCCCATGCCGCCGGCGGTATTCCATGTCAGCGGAACCATGGGTCAGTTCAACGAGGACACCCAGGTCTTCCCGTTCTTCACCGACGACTTTGAACCGCTCGAAGATCAGTATCGCGTAGAGTTCAACGTTGATATGGGCGGAGTTCAGGGCTTCGATCCGGACGAAAACCATGTCTATCTTGCCGGAGGCATTAACACTCCGGAGTGGCAGGAGCCGGGCAGCAACCCGCGCTACCGTATGTTCGCATCCGAGGATGACGAAAACATCTATACGGTTACCCTGTACGCTGAAGCCGGAGATTACGAGTACAAGTACTTCATGGTGGAAGACGAACCGGATTGGGATAACAGTGAATGGCCGGGCGACCCCAACCGCATGATTACAGTTGATGATGACAAGGTAGTCAACGACGTATGGGGCGAGCAGCCGACCAGCGGAGAGCAGCTGAGCGACGTTCCGACCGAGTTCGGACTCGACCAGAACTACCCGAACCCGTTCAACCCGGTAACCACGATCCGCTATCAGGTTCCCGAGTCGGCCAATGTGACTCTGGAAGTGTATGATGTGACCGGACAGCGTGTGGCTACCCTGGTCAATGAATCGCGTGAAGCAGGTGTTCACACGGTTGAGTTCGATGCCACCCGTCTGGCAAGCGGCGTGTATATCTACCGCATGCAGGCCGGTGACTTCGTACAGTCCAAACAGCTGATGCTGGTGAAGTAG